A genome region from Salvia splendens isolate huo1 chromosome 19, SspV2, whole genome shotgun sequence includes the following:
- the LOC121780427 gene encoding serine/threonine-protein kinase MPS1-like: MEGEPEPEQRRPISLSRSFNATSTSNSTSSSSSSSRSTPGFVRDMQAAFKRHRPVAVMHRPVRNVVPQRETPNESSIRPQSILDSKKCKGDILQSRRMQSRCSNNDDVPITPPSDGVTTVDAHDVNMKLFNTQRDELTRPQINDAVASLGPGPGNALQEIQRKVHFSSNAIATSCGADDQMATGTGDLLSHLDSLALTEKMIVMDSQVDTSAAANHDWRNRNLRGMEMENSLRSEGGITSVLTGRTMGAHDQLHQFGNFLQNDLNNAMTQSSVVGSSCVTSTLMNSSSAPMINPTTYCSQSQAGGARLGTGPAEEAEGQMNVVQPSCSLSKSTGGTGESAPQSAVASQAICSALATASEVNKSSDPCKELQTSLPHNHSVTKDSSLVDNINPVKGEVPNVKSQLTPSDLPPSDKKLENSKSEKLESGATGKATSTSRKKGYDPDLFFKVNGKLYQRLGKIGSGGSSEVHKVISSDCTIYALKKIKLKGRDYATAFGFCQEIEYLNKLRGKSHIIQLVDYEVTDKTLLREVMQGSMSNKERRVRDDGFIYMVLEHGEIDLAHMLAQKWKELDGSNATIDENWLRFYWQQILQAVNAIHEERIVHSDLKPANFLLVRGSLKLIDFGIAKAIMSDTTNIQRDSQVGTLSYMSPEAFMCNETDSNGNTIKCGRSSDIWSLGCILYQMVYGRTPFAEYRTFWAKFKVITDPNHKIIYEPLPNPWLLDLMKKCLAWNRNERWRIPQLLQHPFLVPPVPPKSPTPPDQLCTLLQLIAESTADDQKGELLCSQLQGMLTDPRTSVSRDQLREFLLILNRLV; encoded by the exons ATGGAAGGGGAGCCTGAGCCGGAGCAGCGTCGTCCGATTAGCCTCAGCCGCTCGTTCAACGCTACCTCCACCAGCAACTCGACGTCGTCGTCCTCATCCTCGTCGCGGTCCACTCCCGGATTCGTTCGCGATATGCAAGCGGCCTTCAAACGACACCGTCCAGTAG CTGTAATGCATAGACCGGTAAGAAATGTGGTTCCTCAGCGAGAGACTCCAAATGAATCAAGTATAAGACCACAATCAATATTGGACTCCAAAAAATGCAAAGGGGATATCCTGCAGAGTCGGAGGATGCAATCACGATGTTCCAATAATGACGATGTTCCAATAACTCCACCTTCAGACGGGGTTACCACAGTAGATGCACATGATGTAAATATGAAGCTTTTCAATACCCAGAGAGACGAACTGACTAGGCCTCAGATCAATGATGCAGTTGCTTCATTGGGACCAGGCCCTGGAAATGCTCTACAAGAAATTCAGAGGAAGGTTCATTTTTCCAGCAATGCCATTGCCACATCTTGTG GGGCCGATGATCAAATGGCCACTGGAACAGGTGATTTGTTGTCTCATTTGGATTCACTTGCATTGACAGAGAAGATGATAGTTATGGATAGTCAAGTGGATACTTCAGCTGCTGCCAATCATGACTGGAGAAATCGTAATCTTCGAGGTATGGAAATGGAAAACAGTCTTAGGTCTGAGGGAGGTATTACTTCTGTGTTGACTGGAAGGACAATGGGTGCTCATGATCAGCTCCACCAGTTTGGAAACTTTTTACAGAATGATTTGAATAATGCCATGACACAGTCTTCAGTGGTTGGATCTTCTTGTGTTACTTCAACGCTAATGAACTCAAGCTCTGCTCCTATGATTAATCCAACAACTTATTGCTCACAATCTCAAGCAGGCGGAGCTCGATTGGGCACTGGTCCAGCTGAAGAAGCTGAAGGGCAAATGAACGTAGTCCAGCCATCATGTTCTTTATCCAAGAGTACTGGTGGAACTGGAGAATCAGCTCCTCAGTCAGCTGTGGCCTCACAAGCTATCTGCTCTGCTCTTGCAACAGCGTCGGAAGTCAATAAATCATCTGATCCATGTAAGGAGTTGCAGACTAGTTTGCCGCATAATCATAGTGTTACTAAAGATTCTTCTCTAGTAGACAACATCAATCCAGTTAAGGGTGAAGTTCCCAATGTAAAATCTCAACTTACACCATCAGACTTACCTCCATCAGATAAGAAACTGGAGAATTCCAAGTCAGAGAAACTAGAAAGTGGTGCCACTGGTAAAGCAACATCAACTTCTCGTAAGAAGGGTTATGATCCTGACTTATTTTTCAAAGTCAATGGGAAGCTCTATCAAAGACTTGGCAAGATAGGTAGTGGTGGAAGTAGTGAGGTCCATAAAGTTATATCATCAGATTGCACAATTTATGCCTTGAAGAAGATAAAACTTAAAGGCCGTGACTATGCCACTGCATTTGGATTCTGCCAAGAAATAGAGTACTTAAACAAACTGAGGGGAAAGAGCCACATTATTCAGCTGGTTGATTATGAG GTGACAGATAAAACTTTACTAAGGGAAGTGATGCAAGGTTCAATGAGTAATAAGGAACGCAGGGTTAGAGATGATGGGTTCATATACATGGTACTTGAACATGGAGAAATTGATTTAGCTCACATGCTAGCTCAGAAATGGAAGGAACTGGATGGTTCTAATGCAACCATAGATGAGAACTGGCTCCGATTTTATTGGCAG CAAATACTTCAAGCAGTAAACGCCATTCACGAGGAACGCATCGTGCATTCTGATCTAAAGCCAGCTAATTTTCTTCTGGTGAGAGGTTCCTTGAAACTAATAGATTTTGGGATCGCCAAGGCTATAATGAGTGACACAACTAACATTCAACGGGACTCGCAG GTCGGGACCCTAAGTTACATGTCTCCTGAAGCATTTATGTGTAATGAGACAGATTCTAATGGAAACACAATAAAATGTGGCCGTTCTTCGGATATCTGGTCCCTGGGTTGTATCCTCTACCAAATGGTCTATGGGCGAACGCCTTTTGCAGAATACAGAACTTTCTGGGCGAAATTCAAAGTCATCACTGACCCAAATCACAAGATCATATACGAACCTCTCCCAAACCCATGGCTTCTGGATCTTATGAAGAAATGTCTTGCATGGAATCGGAATGAGCGTTGGAGGATCCCTCAACTACTCCAACACCCTTTTCTCGTTCCTCCCGTTCCACCTAAATCACCTACCCCTCCTGACCAACTTTGTACATTGCTTCAACTAATTGCTGAATCAACAGCAGACGATCAAAAGGGTGAGCTGCTATGCTCTCAACTCCAGGGCATGCTAACGGATCCAAGAACGTCTGTATCAAGAGACCAGTTGCGTGAGTTTCTGCTCATTCTCAACCGTTTGGTTTGA
- the LOC121780428 gene encoding multifunctional methyltransferase subunit TRM112 homolog A-like → MRLLTHNMLSSNIKGLTSGFPLGIEVEKTEEKEVEMNADFLRNMFAKVEWKALVEAAKTLGYTELPDNVEPSMLDSDEFLRRFHHALLELHLEEGALVCPETGRKFPVNKGIPNMLLHEDEILLQ, encoded by the exons ATGAGGCTCCTGACTCATAATATGTTATCATCGAACATCAAAGGCTTGACGAGCGGATTCCCCCTTGGGATTGAGGTGGAGAAAACGGAGGAGAAGGAGGTGGAGATGAATGCGGACTTCCTGCGGAACATGTTTGCCAAGGTGGAGTGGAAGGCGCTCGTGGAGGCTGCGAAGACGTTGGGGTATACTGAGCTACCCGACAATGTTGAGCCCTCCATGCTCGACTCGGATGAGTTTCTGCGCAGGTTCCACCACGCCCTCCTCGAGCTCCACCTTGAGGAGGGCGCGCTGGTTTGCCCTGAGACTGGCCGGAAGTTCCCTGTCAACAAAGGGATCCCGAATATGCTGCTTCATGAAGATGAG atcttgctgcaatga